CGAAGGATATTGATCTCATTTTAGTTGCCACCGTCACCCCGGACCGTCCGTTTCCGTCGGTCGCTTGCATGCTGCAAGAGCGGCTTGGCGCCGTCAACGCCGCTGCGCTTGATATCAGCGCTGCCTGTGCGGGGTTTATGTACGGGATGGTCACGGCCGCCCAATTTATTGACACAGGCGCCTACAAGTATATATTAGTAGTGGGGGCAGACAAACTATCGAAAATCACCGATTGGACCGACCGCAACACGGCGGTGCTGTTCGGCGACGGCGCCGGAGCGGTCGTCATGGGTCCGGTGTCGCCCGGGCGCGGGATTTTATCTTTCGAGTTGGGAGCTGACGGAACAGGAGGAAAACATTTATACAAAGACGAATATATCGTCATGAACGGCCGTGAAGTATTCAAGTTCGCCGTCCGGCAAATGGGAGAATTAAGCGTGCGTGTGCTTGAAAAAGCCGGGCTCACGAAAGACGATGTCGACTTTCTCATTCCGCATCAAGCGAACATTCGCATCGTCGAAGCGGCCAGACAGCGGCTCGAGCTGCCAGAAGAGAAAATATCGACAACCATCCGTCGATATGGCAACACGTCGGCCGCATCCATTCCGATTTCGCTTGTAGAAGAGTTGGAAGCGGGCAAAATCCATGACGATGATCTCATCATTATGGTCGGATTCGGCGGCGGGCTGACGTGGGGCGCGATCGCTTTGCGCTGGGGCCGTTAACGGCACGTATATTATCGAAATAAAAGGAGAGACGGAAACGATGGAAAAAAGACGAGTCGTCGTGACAGGCATAGGCGCCGTCACCCCGCTTGGGAATGACGCAGAAACGACGTGGAAAAACATTATCGCCGGCCAGTCCGGCATCGACATTGTCACCCGCGTCAATCCGGACGACTTTCCGGCGAAAGTGGCGGCGGAAGTGAAAGACTTCGATCCGTCGCTGTTTATCGACCGCCGCGAGGCGCGGAAGATGGACCGATTTACCCAATTCGCCGTCGCTGCGGCGCTCATGGCGGTCAAAGATGCCAATCTCGACATTAATGAAAGCAACGCTGAACGGGTCGGTGTTTGGATTGGTTCTGGCATCGGCGGCATGGAGACGTTTGAACAGCAGTTTGAGATTTTCCAGCAGCGCGGTTATCGCCGAGTGAGCCCGTTTTTCGTGCCAATGATGATCCCGGATATGGCCGCTGGGCAAGTATCGATCATCCTCGGAGCGAAAGGGATCAATTCGTGCACGGTGACCGCTTGCGCGACCGGGGCGAACTCGATCGGTGATGCGTTTAAAGTCATTCAGCGCGGCGACGCCGATGTCATGATCACCGGCGGGACGGAAGCGCCGATTACGAAAATGTCGTTCGCCGGTTTTTGCGCCAGTACGGCTCTTTCAACCAATCCAGATCCAAAAACGGCGAGCCGCCCATTTGACAAAAACCGCGACGGTTTCGTCATGGGTGAGGGAGCAGGCATCGTTGTTCTTGAGGAATTGGAGCACGCGTTGCGCCGCGGCGCGAAGATTTACGCCGAAATTGTCGGTTACGGTGCGACCGCCGATGCGTATCATATCACCGCACCGGCGCCGGGCGGCGAAGGCGGCGTGCGGGCGATGCGCCAAGCGCTTCATGACGCTGGCCTGAAGCCGGAGGAGATCGATTACATCAACGCCCACGGCACGAGCACCGATTACAATGATAAGTATGAGACGGCGGCGATCAAAGAAGTATTCGGCGATCATGCCTATAAGCTCGCCGTCAGCTCGACGAAGTCGATGACTGGGCATTTGCTCGGGGCGACCGGCGCGGTGGAAGCGATTTTCTCCGTGCTGGCGATCCGCGACGGCATCATTCCGCCGACGATCAACTACGAAACACCGGATCCGGAATGCGACCTCGACTATGTGCCGAATGAAGCGCGCAAGCAAGACGTGCGTGTGGTCTTAAGCAACTCATTTGGATTTGGCGGCCATAATGCGACATTGATTTTTAAAAAATATGTGTAATGGATGAAAAGGAGAGCCTTGGTTGAGCAGAGCTGAAAACGCGTGACTAACGGCGGGTTCGGTTCAGCGTCAGGCTCTCTTTTTTGTTTTGTTTCACCGTCTTTTCCCTGCCGACATAACGTAAGAGAAAAGGAGGGAAAAGCGATGGGATTGCTTCCGACCGATCGATGGCTTGAAGAGGATGAAGGCGATCCGCTCCGGTTGTGCGCACGGTTGGCGCCGCTTTTTGGCAAGATGCCGGCGCGTGAGATTTACAGCTATTTACGGCTGTATGGCATGTACCGAAGCACTCGGCAGGCCGAGCGGCTTTTGCCGGAGATGAAAGAGCGCCGTCTTTGGGAACGTCTTGGCCGTTTGTATGAACGGCAACGGGGGATATGGAAGGGACCGGACGTTCCGGTATTTTTGCTGCCGGCCGATGACGAAAACCGGAAGCTTGTGCGCGAATTCCAAGGAAAAGGCGGGGTGGCGTTTGCTGATAAATTGTTTTTCTTCTTGCTGCCGGATCATGGCGACGAGGAGATCGCCGCGTTGGTGGCGCATGAATACAACCATGTATGCCGTCTCAAGCAGTTGCCGAACGAAGGCGAAGATGCGACGTTGCTGGATGCAGTCGTTATGGAAGGATTGGCGGAGCATGCCGTCGCCGAGACAGTCGGCGTCAAGCAGTGTGCGGGATGGACGAAGTATTACACCGATCGGGAGATGGAACGGTTTTGGCGGCGTTATATTGTCCCGAACCAACATTTGCCCGTTTCGCATCCGCATACTTCCCGCATTTTGTACGGGCTTGGATGGCATCCGAAAATGGGGGGCTATGCCGTTGGGTATGCCATCATCCGTCGTTGCCTAGAAAGAGGCTATTCGCTCGCCCAATTGATGAAGATGGAAGCGAAAGACATCGCGGAGTTGGCGGGCTTTTCAGGCAAACAGCAAGGAGCGTCTTAGCTCGAAACCGCATGGCGACCGCCGCTGTCCGGTTATCACAAGAATCTTAGGGGCATCGGGCGCAAACAGGCATGTTGTCCATGGCGCCGACATATATGTAGAACAAGGACGTGGACAAGAAGGAAGGGAAAGCCCGGTGGTCCGCCTGTTTTTTTATTTGGTCGGTTTCGGTTTTTCAGTCGTCGGCGGCATGATGGTGATCGCCTATTTGAACATCATCACTCCAGAGCGCGGTTTTAGCGAATACTTATCTTATATTTCGACAAGGGTGGAATGTTATTTATTCCCTATTGGCCTTCTTTTGATGTGGGGGAGCTTGACGTTTCCAAGCCGCAGCCCCTAGAGGGGAAAAGAGGACGAAATGGAATAAAATTCTCCCCCTCTGCCTATACTGATGGACAAACACGTCTGGAAGTGAGGGGTCTCGCATGCTTTATCTGCACGACATTTGGGTCAACTGGTTTGAAGGAGAAGAGAACGGATACAACGTCTGCCATTTCCATGAATGGCGCAAGGACGATCAAATCGAGCTGCTCGACCAAGTGCCGCTGTTAAAAGTATCCCCGGCCCTGTTTCATTACATTGAAAACAGCTTGTCCGATCTTCCAAAACCGCTGCTAGACGATGTACATCAGAAGGCGTATGTCCGCAAAAACCATGAACGCATTCAGCTGGACTATTGTTTCGTTGTCACGGACGGCGCCGGCGTTTTGGCTGTCGATACAATCGGTTATCAAATCCCGATTCGCAAAAGCCGTCTCATTCCGCGTCAGGAACAACTCGTCTACGAAATGGCGGCCGAAGCGGAGGAACGGGACTATCCGCTGCCGAGGTATGAAAAAGAATACCACATTTTATCGCCGGCTCCGGAACTGATGTGCGGACTCACGCGCAAAGAGCGGCAGTTGAAACAGCTGTTGTTTATGGCGCTTGACCAGCTTTATTCGACAAAAAATACTGCCCAGATGCGCTATTGGTATACGGAATGGGCGCCGGAAAAATACGCCGCTATTCAAAAAATGTCTTTTGATGAAGCGTGGGAACAATTGTATAACGAGACGAAATACGGGTGGTCCGAACGGCATGAGCAGCTGTGCGAAAACTTGATCAAAGGGCAGCCATTTTTCGAAAAACTGTGGGAAATGGAGCAAGAACCAAAAGTCAATTAAAAAACGGGCCAAGGCGATAGGCGCCTGCCCGTTTTTGTATGGCTTCGCTGGATGCGGCTATTTACCGCCGCCGCCCGAGCCCCATGGCTTGCTCCATTTTGCGCACCATTTCCGATGCAACCCGATTTGCTTTTTCCGCCCCTTCATCCAACACGCGGTCAAGCTCCTCGCTTTCCATCCAATGGTGATACCGCTCTTGAATCGGTCGAAGCGTTTCGATGACGACTTGAGCGAGGTCTGCTTTGAAGACGCCGTATCCTTTTCCTTCGTATTGCCGCTCCAACTCCTCGATCGATTGACCGGATAGCGTCGAATAAATATTGAGCAAGTTCGAAATGCCTGGCTTCGCTTCTTTGTCGTAGCGAATCGTTCCTTCCGAGTCGGTGACCGCGCTTTTGATCTTCTTCTCGATCGTTTTCGCATCGTCAAGCAGTGTGATGTACGCTTTCGGGTTGGGGTCGGATTTGCTCATTTTTTTCGTCGGGTCGACAAGCGACATGATGCGGGCGCCGACTTTCGGAATGCGCGCCTCAGGGATCGTGAACAGCTCGCCATACCGTTTGTTGAAGCGCTCGGCCAGATCCCGCGTCAATTCGATATGCTGCTTTTGATCATCGCCGACCGGGACGATGTCGGTGTTATAAAGCAAAATGTCAGCGGCCATCAGCGGCGGGTACGTGAGCAGTCCGGCGCTGACCGCCTCTTTGCCGGCCGATTTTTCTTTAAATTGCGTCATCCGCTCAAGTTCGCCGATATAAACGATGCACTGCAGCATCCAAGCGGCTTGAGCGTGCGCCGGCACTTCTGACTGGATGAACAACGTCGCTTGCGTCGGGTCGATGCCGACTGCTAAATACAAAGCGGCGAGGCGGCGGATGTTTTGCCGCAGTTCGTGTGGGTCTTGCCAAACGGTAATGGCGTGTTGGTCAACGATGCAAAAATAGCAGTTGTATTCATGCTGCAGCTCGACAAACTGCCGCAGCGCCCCGATGTAGTTGCCAAGGGTGATGACGCCGCTTGGCTGAATGCCGGAAAAAATGGTTTTCATCGATCTTCACTCCCTCAAGCCAAAAATAAAAAAGGCCCTGCCAGCCCTCTGATAGGGACGGTAGGACCGCGGTGCCACCCTACTTATTGCGCCGACAAGCGCAATCGCTCAGCCCATGCTTAGCGCATGGCCCCCTGTAACGCGGGGAAACGTCCTCGCCTACTGCGTCGCCGGTTCGGCGGGAAGCTCGAAAGCCCATTCCATATGGCTAGCCGCTTGTTCGCACCGTCCACAAGCTCTCTGAAGGCATCGCCAATATGTACTCTTCTTTCTCATCGCTCGGTTGATCCTAGATTTGCCTTATATTATACGGAAAACATTCAGCTGTTGCAACCTTATTGCACGGCATATCCGGCGGCAATCATCGCCAGAAACAGAAGCAGACCAGAAAAGAGAAGCGGATACGTGATGGCGAAACGCCGCGGACCGAGCAGCTCATCCGATTCATGTTCTGCTGCCGCTTCCTCAAGATACCGCTCCACCTTCGTTCGATTCCTGCGCAATCGGCGAAACCCGTATGCGAATCCGCTGAAAAACCCGCGTTCATAAACAAACAAAAGCCCGCCAAGCGACAGAGGCAAAAGGGAGAGCAAAAACGAAACGTTAATAAAGGCCACCGTACTCCATGCTCCTTGCCCTATTACGATGAGTGCGCTTGCCGCCAGCATCGCGGCGACGAGCCATCCAGTCCGCACAGCCGTTTGTTTCATATCGTCTGTTCCCGCCTTTCCCTTCTCACTGCTTATTTTATCATAAATCATGTGGGCGGGAAGATTGTCAAAATTATTAACAAAATTATATTGAAAAATATAGAAGAAACCTGGAAGTTCAGGAGAGATTTGCTTCGAAGCTGAAAGGAAGGGCAAAAAAATTATATTGTAAGCGTTTTCTTTTTTCTGTAGGCAGAAATTTTTTGTTTACAATTGTGGCAAAAGTCGTTACAATGCAGGTGTAAATGCAATCCGATCCTCATCCCGTTTGTAAGTAGTTTGAAATTTTTTTATTTAAGAAAATAAAAAAATCCTTTTCAAATATACTAACACAGGATATAATAAGCGATGTAAGTACAATCTTCTGAAATCAAATGGTTCAGAAGATTTGTAATACGCTACATAAATTTTAAGGGGGGTTTTTTAGTGAAGAAGCGATTCTCTTTCTTCCTCGTCCTGCTTCTCGCGCTGTCGACGTTTTTAGCGGCGTGCGGCGGAGGCAAGGACAACAACAACGCTCAAGGCGGCCAGGGCGGCGAAAAGCCGGCGGAGAAGAAGGAGCAGGTGCTGAACTTGCTTGAAAGCCAAGAGATCCCGTCGCTTGATTCGGCGCTCGCCACCGACCAAGTATCGTTTATCGTGTTGAACAACGTCATGGAAGGTCTGTACCGTTTAGGCAAAGACAACAAGCCGGTGCCAGGGATCGCGGAAAGCTATGAAGTGAGCCAAGACGGCAAAACGTATACATTCAAGCTTCGCAAAGATGCGAAATGGTCCAACGGCGATCCGGTGACGGCGCACGATTTCGAATTCGCCTGGAAGCGCGTGCTTGATCCGAAGACGAAATCGGAATATGCGTACATCATGTACGACATTAAAAACGCGGAAGAAGCCAACACAGGCAAGGTGCCGCTTGACCAAGTCGGCGTCAAAGCCCTTGATGACTACACCCTTAAAGTCGAGCTGAAAAACCCAGTTCCGTATTTCGTCGGCTTGACAGCGTTTGGCACGTTTATGCCGCAAAACGAAAAATTTGTCAAAGCTCAAGGCGACAAATATGGATTGGAAGCGAATACAACATTGTACAACGGCCCGTTCGTGTTGAGCGAGTGGAAGCACGAACAAGGTTGGGTATATACGAAAAACCCGAACTACTGGGACAAAGACAACGTCAAGCTGGAAAAAGTCAATGTGAAAGTCGTGAAAGACACGGCGACAGCCGTCAACTTGTATGAAACAAAACAAGCGGACCGCGTCGGCTTGACGGCGGAGTTCGTGGATAAGTACAAAAACGACAAAAACTTCCATACGAAATTGGATCCGTCGCTCTATTGGCTGCGCATGAACACGAAAAAAGAACCGTTGAACAACGTCAACGCCCGCAAAGCGATTGCGATGGCCATCGACACGCAAGCGATGGTCGATACGCTCTTGAACAACGGTTCGATTCCGGCGAAGTTCACCGTTCCGAAAGACTTCGTCACCGGTCCGGATGGCAAAGACTT
Above is a window of Geobacillus thermoleovorans DNA encoding:
- a CDS encoding DUF2268 domain-containing protein; this translates as MGLLPTDRWLEEDEGDPLRLCARLAPLFGKMPAREIYSYLRLYGMYRSTRQAERLLPEMKERRLWERLGRLYERQRGIWKGPDVPVFLLPADDENRKLVREFQGKGGVAFADKLFFFLLPDHGDEEIAALVAHEYNHVCRLKQLPNEGEDATLLDAVVMEGLAEHAVAETVGVKQCAGWTKYYTDREMERFWRRYIVPNQHLPVSHPHTSRILYGLGWHPKMGGYAVGYAIIRRCLERGYSLAQLMKMEAKDIAELAGFSGKQQGAS
- the trpS gene encoding tryptophan--tRNA ligase, whose amino-acid sequence is MKTIFSGIQPSGVITLGNYIGALRQFVELQHEYNCYFCIVDQHAITVWQDPHELRQNIRRLAALYLAVGIDPTQATLFIQSEVPAHAQAAWMLQCIVYIGELERMTQFKEKSAGKEAVSAGLLTYPPLMAADILLYNTDIVPVGDDQKQHIELTRDLAERFNKRYGELFTIPEARIPKVGARIMSLVDPTKKMSKSDPNPKAYITLLDDAKTIEKKIKSAVTDSEGTIRYDKEAKPGISNLLNIYSTLSGQSIEELERQYEGKGYGVFKADLAQVVIETLRPIQERYHHWMESEELDRVLDEGAEKANRVASEMVRKMEQAMGLGRRR
- a CDS encoding beta-ketoacyl-ACP synthase III, which encodes MGAGIIGVGRYVPEKVLTNFDLEKMMDTSDEWIRTRTGIEERRIAPDDIDTSNMAYFAAERALQDAGMEAKDIDLILVATVTPDRPFPSVACMLQERLGAVNAAALDISAACAGFMYGMVTAAQFIDTGAYKYILVVGADKLSKITDWTDRNTAVLFGDGAGAVVMGPVSPGRGILSFELGADGTGGKHLYKDEYIVMNGREVFKFAVRQMGELSVRVLEKAGLTKDDVDFLIPHQANIRIVEAARQRLELPEEKISTTIRRYGNTSAASIPISLVEELEAGKIHDDDLIIMVGFGGGLTWGAIALRWGR
- the fabF gene encoding beta-ketoacyl-ACP synthase II, whose translation is MEKRRVVVTGIGAVTPLGNDAETTWKNIIAGQSGIDIVTRVNPDDFPAKVAAEVKDFDPSLFIDRREARKMDRFTQFAVAAALMAVKDANLDINESNAERVGVWIGSGIGGMETFEQQFEIFQQRGYRRVSPFFVPMMIPDMAAGQVSIILGAKGINSCTVTACATGANSIGDAFKVIQRGDADVMITGGTEAPITKMSFAGFCASTALSTNPDPKTASRPFDKNRDGFVMGEGAGIVVLEELEHALRRGAKIYAEIVGYGATADAYHITAPAPGGEGGVRAMRQALHDAGLKPEEIDYINAHGTSTDYNDKYETAAIKEVFGDHAYKLAVSSTKSMTGHLLGATGAVEAIFSVLAIRDGIIPPTINYETPDPECDLDYVPNEARKQDVRVVLSNSFGFGGHNATLIFKKYV
- a CDS encoding YjbA family protein, which gives rise to MLYLHDIWVNWFEGEENGYNVCHFHEWRKDDQIELLDQVPLLKVSPALFHYIENSLSDLPKPLLDDVHQKAYVRKNHERIQLDYCFVVTDGAGVLAVDTIGYQIPIRKSRLIPRQEQLVYEMAAEAEERDYPLPRYEKEYHILSPAPELMCGLTRKERQLKQLLFMALDQLYSTKNTAQMRYWYTEWAPEKYAAIQKMSFDEAWEQLYNETKYGWSERHEQLCENLIKGQPFFEKLWEMEQEPKVN
- a CDS encoding peptide ABC transporter substrate-binding protein, which produces MKKRFSFFLVLLLALSTFLAACGGGKDNNNAQGGQGGEKPAEKKEQVLNLLESQEIPSLDSALATDQVSFIVLNNVMEGLYRLGKDNKPVPGIAESYEVSQDGKTYTFKLRKDAKWSNGDPVTAHDFEFAWKRVLDPKTKSEYAYIMYDIKNAEEANTGKVPLDQVGVKALDDYTLKVELKNPVPYFVGLTAFGTFMPQNEKFVKAQGDKYGLEANTTLYNGPFVLSEWKHEQGWVYTKNPNYWDKDNVKLEKVNVKVVKDTATAVNLYETKQADRVGLTAEFVDKYKNDKNFHTKLDPSLYWLRMNTKKEPLNNVNARKAIAMAIDTQAMVDTLLNNGSIPAKFTVPKDFVTGPDGKDFRDVNGDLVNYNPDEAKKLWEQAKKELGKDKFTLELLNYDTDSAKKIGEYVKAQLEQNLPGLTINIKQQPFAQKLKLESNMQYDLSFSGWGPDYQDPMTFLQLWTSTSPHNETGWSNPEYDKLIKDAQTTLANDQQARWDAMLKAEKIVFEGMPIAPLYQRGAAYLQREYVKDFVTHTFGADYSLKWAYVE
- a CDS encoding DUF3899 domain-containing protein translates to MKQTAVRTGWLVAAMLAASALIVIGQGAWSTVAFINVSFLLSLLPLSLGGLLFVYERGFFSGFAYGFRRLRRNRTKVERYLEEAAAEHESDELLGPRRFAITYPLLFSGLLLFLAMIAAGYAVQ